Proteins encoded together in one Phoenix dactylifera cultivar Barhee BC4 unplaced genomic scaffold, palm_55x_up_171113_PBpolish2nd_filt_p 000064F, whole genome shotgun sequence window:
- the LOC103723451 gene encoding O-fucosyltransferase 20-like produces the protein MARSKTKQLSYIAVPSQVIHSMSSSSLQNLILSPKKYSRSGNCLFSLTISPKFFLLFLFLFALVGTLQIGFHLDPLLPFSPMPCSTVGQGTAAAAVVRTDDVRTDDSMFPITAAAGGGEWKEEFWSQPEGMGYRPCLEFSKEYRRRSKGLRADRRRYLLVVVSGGVNQQRNQIVDAVVIARILGAALVVPILQVNVIWGDESEFSDIFDLEHFKRVLADDVRVVSSLPSTHIMTRPVEEKRTPLHVSPRWIRSRYLKRLNREGVLLLRGLDSRLSKDLPPDLQKLRCKVAFEALRFSAPIVEFGNELAMRMRSKGPYLALHVRMEKDVWVRTGCLPGLSPEFDEIIQEERKRRPELLTARSNMTYHQRKLAGLCPLNALEVTRLLKALGAPKDARIYWAGGEPFGGPAALQPLTREFSHFYSKENLSLPGELEPFANKSSLLAAIDYIVCEQSDAFMPSHGGNMGHLMRGHRAFAGHKKFITPNKRQMLPYFLDTSLPESEFHGIIKELHKGSLGQPEFRKVGRRDVTAYPVPECMCNNTNARSPL, from the exons ATGGCGAGATCGAAGACGAAGCAGCTCTCCTACATTGCGGTGCCCTCTCAGGTCATCCACTCCAtgtcctcctcttctctccagAACCTCATCCTCTCGCCCAAGAAGTACTCGCGGTCTGGGAACTGCCTCTTTTCTCTCACCATaagcccaaaattctttcttttgttcctctttctcttcgCTTTGGTCGGAACGCTACAGATCGGGTTCCACCTCGACCCGCTTCTCCCCTTCTCGCCGATGCCCTGCTCCACTGTCGGCCAGGGCACAGCGGCGGCGGCCGTCGTACGGACGGACGACGTACGGACGGACGATTCAATGTTCCCGATCACCGCGGCGGCTGGAGGAGGGGAGTGGAAGGAGGAGTTCTGGAGCCAGCCGGAGGGGATGGGGTACCGGCCGTGCCTTGAGTTCAGCAAGGAGTACCGGCGGCGGAGCAAGGGACTGCGGGCGGACCGGCGCAGGTACCTCCTGGTGGTGGTCTCCGGCGGGGTGAACCAGCAGCGGAACCAGATCGTCGACGCGGTTGTCATCGCCCGGATCCTCGGCGCCGCCCTCGTCGTCCCCATCCTCCAGGTCAACGTCATCTGGGGGGATGAAAG CGAATTCTCGGATATATTCGATCTGGAGCATTTCAAGAGAGTTCTTGCGGACGACGTGCGCGTGGTGTCGTCGCTGCCGTCGACACATATAATGACGAGGCCGGTGGAGGAGAAGCGAACCCCTCTCCATGTGTCACCACGTTGGATTCGGTCAAGGTATCTCAAGCGG CTGAACAGAGAAGGGGTTTTGCTTCTGCGCGGCTTGGATTCCAGGCTGTCAAAGGACCTACCACCAGATCTCCAAAAGCTGCGATGCAAG GTTGCATTTGAAGCGTTGAGGTTCTCAGCTCCCATAGTGGAGTTCGGCAATGAGCTTGCCATGAGGATGCGAAGCAAGGGGCCATACCTTGCACTACATGTACGAATGGAGAAGGATGTATGGGTGAGAACTGGTTGTCTTCCTGGCCTTAGCCCCGAGTTTGATGAGATCattcaagaagaaaggaagcgcAGACCGGAGCTCCTCACTGCGAGATCCAACATGACTTACCATCAACGCAAGCTCGCTGGCCTCTGCCCATTAAATGCGCTAGAAGTCACCAG ACTGCTTAAAGCGCTGGGAGCACCTAAAGATGCGAGGATATACTGGGCTGGTGGGGAACCATTTGGTGGACCAGCTGCCTTGCAGCCGCTGACCAGAGAATTCTCTCATTTCTACAGCAAGGAGAATCTATCCCTGCCTGGTGAGCTGGAACCATTTGCCAACAAGTCTTCTCTTCTAGCTGCTATCGACTACATAGTTTGCGAGCAGAGTGATGCCTTCATGCCTTCCCATGGAGGGAATATGGGACATCTGATGCGGGGGCACAGGGCATTTGCAGGGCACAAGAAGTTCATAACCCCGAACAAGCGGCAGATGCTCCCTTACTTCCTTGACACCTCACTTCCGGAATCTGAGTTCCATGGAATCATAAAAGAACTGCACAAGGGATCTCTTGGGCAGCCCGAGTTTAGGAAGGTCGGGAGGAGGGATGTCACAGCCTATCCAGTTCCTGAGTGCATGTGCAACAATACGAACGCAAGGTCGCCGTTGTAG